In Terriglobales bacterium, the genomic stretch CAGCTGGTTTTACTGGATTGCCGCGTTGTCGCTGATCAACACAGTCATCGTGTTGAGCGGCAGTCAGTGGCACTTCATTCTCGGACTGGGCATCACCCAGGTTGTGGATGCGTTGGCCCGCAAGGTTGGATCCGTCGCATATCTGCCGGCGGTGATCATCGATCTGGTCGTGGCCAGCGTGTTCGTGTTCTTTGGGATTTTCGCCAGCAAACCGAAGAAGTGGGCGTTTGGCATAGGGATGGCTGTGTATGCTTTTGACTGCCTGCTGTTCCTGATCGGCCGCGACATCCTAGGCATCGCCTTCCATTGCTTTGCTCTGTATCAGATCTATCGTGGCATGGCGGCCATGGAGAGCTTGCCCAAACCCCAACCGGCAGGGGTGATGAGCAGCAGCATGAAAATCGGGTAATCTTAAAGCTGACACTCAGCGATCAGCATTCAGCAGTCAGCCAAAACTTCGAGGGGGAGCCTAGTCCGCTCAGGTCGAGCGGAGAGCTCCCTGCGAATCTACCATTCACCCCTTGCTGGACCTCGACATCGCGTTGGGGTCTTTTCCTTCACGCATTTATGATTGCCTGGAGAGGGGACTCGAGGTTGGCTATTGAGGGCTGACTGCTGAGTGCTGAATGCTGACTATTGAGTGCTCGTTTTGAAACTGCGCATCGCCTGGATCGGCCGGACTCGCGAGGCAGCCATCCAATCGCTCACCAACGAATACCTCCGGCGCATCGCCCGTTGCGTACCTGCGGAGTCACAGGAATTCGCGAGCGAGGCCGCACTGCTCAAGTACCTGGAAAAATCTAATCCACGGCCGGTTCTAGTCGTGCTTGACTCTCGCGGCAAGCAATTCTCGTCGGAGGATCTGGCGCGATTTCTCGAACAACACCAGAACCGCGGGACCCAGACTCTGATGTTCGCCATCGGTCCCGCCGATGGATTCAGTGATCAGGCGATTGCCGCTGCCAGCCTTCAGTTATCGTTGGGAAAGATGACGCTGGCTCACGAACTAGCGCGCGTCGTGCTGCTGGAGCAGCTCTACCGCGCGTTCACCATCCTGAAAGGACATCCGTACCATTTGGGACATTGAAGATCCGGACGGGTACGTGATCACTTTTGCCGAGCGTGTCGCGACGCTGAGGAGCCTTCGTGTCATTACCTTGTGCTAACGCCTTGGTTACACCATATGGTTGATGGGTGTTGAGTACGGCTAGAATGTACGCGTTCCTATGATTGCTCATCTGCGCGGGCGGCTCCTCGCCAAGCATCCCAATCAGGTCGTCGTGGAAGTCGGCGGCGTTGGCTACGACGTCACTATCACTGTTCCAACCTTTTCGGAGCTGCCCCCAGCCGGTACATCCGAGGTCTCGTTACACGTTCACACTCACGTGCGGGAAGACGCGCTGGCGCTATACGGATTTCTGCATCACGAAGAGAAGCAACTCTTCGAGCGGTTATTAAGCGTGAGTGGCATTGGACCGAAGCTGGCGATAACGATTCTCAGCGGCATGCCGGCCGCTGAGATGGTAGGAGCTATCAAGAGCGGGGATGTGGCCAAGTTGACGCGCATTCCCGGGATCGGCAGAAAGACCGCTGAACGGATGTGTCTGGAATTGCGCGACAAATTGGAAGACTTCGGCGCCGCGCCAGCGGTGCGCCCGGTTTCCGCGGTGGAGGAAGATGCGCTCTCGGCGCTAATCAATCTCGGCTATCAGCGTCCTGCCGCAGAGCGAGCTCTCGCCGCCGCCACCCGCAATGGCAAGCCCGAATCCTTCGACATACTTTTTCGCGAAGCTCTGGCGGTGTTGTCGAAATAACTCCCAGCCTGTCATCATGAGCGAGAGCCGGCACAACGACCCCGGCCCCAGTCGAAACAGTTTGCGTTTGCTGTCTCTGGAAAAGGGGCCTTACCTTTGTCGCTCCTGCTTTTGGAGCGACCGGACCGGGGTTTCACCGCAGGTTATTTCACTGCCTCCCCAACCTACGCTATTCTTTTCCGCATGCTCTCGCGGTGTGCTGTTCTTGTTCTGCTGATCTCAATTCTGGCACTGGCAACAGCAAGCCTCGCCAAAAAGAAGCCCGGCAGCAGCCTGCAGCAAAATCCCGGCCAGACCGCCGATCTCAGCGATCCGCCTTTTTTTGCTGCCGCACAGAAGTGTGAGAACTGGGCCTGGGCCGCAGGCGTGCAAACGATCCTAAAGGCGCAAGGTGTCAATATCCGGCAGAACTACTGGATTCAGAAGGCCAATGCGGGCGAGCTCTGCGTCGAGACGCCTATGGACCTGGGCGACATCGCCAGCGTGATCGACGGGGACTATGTGCTCGACGATGGCGACAAGGTTCACCTTGATTCCCGTGTCGCCGCGGGCGCTCCCACCGACGTGGGAATGATCGTGGCTAGCATCAAGCTGAACCGGCCGCTACTTCTCTTCTGGAAAAGTCACGCCTACCTGGTCGAGGGAATTACATACGACGAGTATCTCTATCCCAATGGTCAGCGGATGTTGGAAGCACGGGAGATCAGGCTGGTTGATCCGTACGACAAGAAGCCAGCCTCATTTGTGAAGGGCCAGGATGATGCCAGCGAAATCAGCGGGACGCTGGAGGTCATCGTCGGGCCAATAACACATTGGCGGTGATCCGGCCCCGCTGGTTTGCTCGTTTCGCATCCCGTCCGATATACTTTAAGTTTGTTTTTAGCGAAATTATTTGGATAGGAGCAGTCAGTTTTCATGCCTAAGCGCACGTTCCAGCCCAACCGTCATCGTCGCGCCAAGACGCACGGTTTTCGTAGCCGAATGAAAACAAAAGGCGGACAGACGGTGCTGTCCCGCCGCCGCGCCAAAGGGCGCAAGCGGGTCTCGGTGAAGCCCGGATTCCGCGAATAATGGCGTGTTGGAAGGCGCTTTTGCTTCTTCTGCTAATACCCCGGGGGCGGGGCTGAATCCGCCATGCAAATCGCAGGTTTTTCGCCCGACCGGTTGCCGGCGAGGGCGTTCCTCGCCAGCATGGCGGTTGCGGAACCGCAGGAAGGAATTGGCCGTAATTTTCAGAAGCAGGATCTGTCCATGACAGATGAGGCGCGCCTTCCAGAACGAGTAAGTGGCGGCTTCTCTTTTCCGCGACGGCAAAAACTGCTGAAACACGCAGATTTTCAGCGCGTCTACAAGGGTGGGAAGCGCCATTTTGGGGGGCATCTGACGTTTTTCTACCTGCCTCAGCGGGATCGGCTAGCTGAAGGCGGGCCGCGCCTGGGCCTTACCGTCGGACGGGTCTTAGGAGGGGCGGTTGAACGCAATCGCATTCGGCGGCGCGTGCGCGAGGCTGTGCGCCTGCATTTAGGAGATTTATCGGTACCCATGGACGTTGTGATTAATCCGAAAAAGAGCGCAGGCACAGTAGCATTCCCACAGCTCCAAGCGGAAGTTATTCGCGCCTTTCAAGTGATTCGCCGTGCAGCGGCCGACCGAACCGGCAGCAATTCAAAGAAATTGCGTACAGCATCAAACGAAAGCGGGCGGGAGAAAGAAGGGCAATGATGATTCGCGACTTCATTCTCTGCTGGCTGAATGCCTACAAGATGCTGCTGTCGCCGCTCTTCCCGCCCGCATGCCGCTTTGTGCCTACCTGCTCGGAGTACGCCATGGAAGCCGTTACTCGCTATGGCGCGATTCGAGGCAGCTTGAAAACTATATGGCGGTTGCTGCGCTGCCATCCCTTTTCCCAGGGTGGATATGATCCCGTGGTGAGGAACCCTGCAATTCCCCACGAGCGCGGCGAGTTGCCAGTGCACATCTGCTCCCAAGAAATGGATCAACAATTGGCGGGAGAGCTGTTGTCCTATTCTCCTGCGGATCTAGAAATTTCGAACACCAGTGCGTGCCAGAATCGGCGCTGCTGATAGAAAGTAACGGTAACGATTTGCCCGAATACTCCAACCCCTCCCAGGAACCCGGATCCGAAAAACGGATCCTGCTGGTTTTTGCCATCACCTTTCTTGGCCTGCTGCTTTACCAGTTTTTCCTGACCAAGTACGGCCCCAAGCCTCCCGCGCGTCCGCCGCAGGAAGCACAACAGCAGGTGCAGACACCTGCGCCAGCACCCAGCACGCAAGCGGAGGCCCCAGCAGCTCCTGCTGGCAAGCGTACACCGGCTGGTGTTATGCGTCAGGCGGCCAGCGAGACTACTACGGTGGTTGAGAATGGACTCTACCGCATCGAGTTCACGAATCGCGGCGCACAGGTGAAGTCGTGGGTGCTGAAAAAGTACACCAACGACCAGGGGAAGCCTCTCAACCTGGTGAACGGGGTGGCTTCAGAAAAATTCGGCTATCCGCTGTCGCTGTTTACCTATGACGCCAGTCTGCGCA encodes the following:
- the rpmH gene encoding 50S ribosomal protein L34 — translated: MPKRTFQPNRHRRAKTHGFRSRMKTKGGQTVLSRRRAKGRKRVSVKPGFRE
- a CDS encoding 23S rRNA (pseudouridine(1915)-N(3))-methyltransferase RlmH; protein product: MLVLKLRIAWIGRTREAAIQSLTNEYLRRIARCVPAESQEFASEAALLKYLEKSNPRPVLVVLDSRGKQFSSEDLARFLEQHQNRGTQTLMFAIGPADGFSDQAIAAASLQLSLGKMTLAHELARVVLLEQLYRAFTILKGHPYHLGH
- the ruvA gene encoding Holliday junction branch migration protein RuvA — protein: MIAHLRGRLLAKHPNQVVVEVGGVGYDVTITVPTFSELPPAGTSEVSLHVHTHVREDALALYGFLHHEEKQLFERLLSVSGIGPKLAITILSGMPAAEMVGAIKSGDVAKLTRIPGIGRKTAERMCLELRDKLEDFGAAPAVRPVSAVEEDALSALINLGYQRPAAERALAAATRNGKPESFDILFREALAVLSK
- the rnpA gene encoding ribonuclease P protein component, which translates into the protein MQIAGFSPDRLPARAFLASMAVAEPQEGIGRNFQKQDLSMTDEARLPERVSGGFSFPRRQKLLKHADFQRVYKGGKRHFGGHLTFFYLPQRDRLAEGGPRLGLTVGRVLGGAVERNRIRRRVREAVRLHLGDLSVPMDVVINPKKSAGTVAFPQLQAEVIRAFQVIRRAAADRTGSNSKKLRTASNESGREKEGQ
- the yidD gene encoding membrane protein insertion efficiency factor YidD, which gives rise to MMIRDFILCWLNAYKMLLSPLFPPACRFVPTCSEYAMEAVTRYGAIRGSLKTIWRLLRCHPFSQGGYDPVVRNPAIPHERGELPVHICSQEMDQQLAGELLSYSPADLEISNTSACQNRRC